CTGGGCTTCTCCGACGCCCAGATCGCGTCGGCCAAGGGCGTCAAAGAGCAAAAGATCCGCGAGCGCCGTTGGGCCCTCAAGGTCCGCCCTTCCTACAAGCTCGTCGATACCTGCGCCGGAGAATTCCCCTCCACCACCCCCTACTTCTACTCGACCTACGAGGAGACCGGCGACCTGCTCCCCTCCAAGAGCGGCAAGAAGGTGGTCATCCTCGGCTCCGGTCCGAACCGCATCGGCCAGGGCATCGAGTTCGACTACTGCTGCGTCCAGGCCTCGAAGGCGCTGCGCGCGCACGGCTGGCAGTCGGTGATGGTCAACTGCAACCCCGAGACCGTGTCGACCGACTACGATTCCTCCGACCGCTTGTACTTCGAGCCGCTGACGCTGGAGGACACCCTCGAGATCATCGCCGTCGAGAAGCCGATGGGCGTCATCGTCCAGTTCGGAGGCCAGACCCCGCTCAACCTCGCGGTCCAGCTCGAGAAAGCGGGCGTTCCGATCCTCGGCACCTTGCCCGCGGCCATCGACATGGCCGAGGACCGGCGCCTGTTCGGCGCGGCCCTCAAGAAGCTCAAGATCCTCTCCCCCGAGTCCGGCATCGCCGCCTCCGCGGAAGCCGCCCTCAAGATCGCGCGCCGCATCGGCTACCCCGTGATGGTCCGGCCGAGCTACGTGCTGGGCGGCCGCATGATGGAGGTCGTCTACGACGACCCGTCCCTGGTCGACTACGTCGGCCGCGCGCTCAAGGCCGCGACGCATCCGTCCTTGCTCATCGACCGCTTCCTCGCCGACGCGACCGAGGTCGACGTCGACGCGATCTGCGACGGCAAGGACGTCTGGGTCGCCGGCATCATGGAGCACATCGAGGAGGCGGGCATCCACTCCGGCGACTCGGCCTGCACCTTGCCCCCGCACTCGCTCTCGCCCGCCGCGCTCGTCACGATACGCGAGAACACCCGCAAGCTCGCGCTCCATCTCAAGGTCCGCGGCCTGATGAACGTGCAGTACGCGGTCAAGGACGGCGCGGTCTACATCCTCGAGGCCAATCCGCGCGCCTCGCGCACGGTCCCCTTCGTCAGCAAGGCCACGGGCCTGCCCGTCGCGCGCATCGCGACCTGGGTCATGATGGGCAAGCCGCTCAAGAAGCTCCTCGCGCCCGCCGTGCTCCGGGGCGACGTGGAGCCGGCCTACACCGCGACCAAGGAAGCCGTGATGCCGTTCATCAAGTTCCCCGGCGTGGACCCCCGGCTCGGCCCGGAGATGAAGTCCACCGGCGAGGTCATGGGCCTCGACACGGACTTCCCCCGCTCGTTCGCGAAGTCGCAGGAGGCCGCGGGCATGCTGCTGCCGACCTCCGGCTCCGTCTTCGTCAGCGTGCGCGACGAGGACAAGGCCCAGATCGTGCCCATGGCCCGCTCCCTGCGGCAGCTCGGGTTCACCTTGGTGGCCACGCGCAACACCGCCGACTTCCTGACCCGTCACGGCCTCGAGACGACGCGCGTCGCGAAGGTCGGCGAGGGCAAGCCCGACGTCGTCGACCTCATGAAGCAGCGGACCTTGTCCTTGGTGATCAACACGCCCTCCGGCAAGCGCTCGCGCGCCGACGGGTTCTCCATCCGCCGCACCGCGCTCGAGCTCAACATCCCCTGCATCACGAACCTCCACAGCGCCGGCGCGGCCGTCCACGCCATCGCGGTGCTGCAGGGCGCGAGCATGGGGGTCAAGTCGCTCCAGGCGCATTACCGGACCTTGCCGTACGAGGTCGAGCTAGGCCTTAAGTCCTAGTCGAGCGTGGGCCTCACGGCCCGCAATTCCTGGGCCCATGGGCCCGAGCCCCGAGGAGCGGCTTGCGATATACTGAGACGATGGCGCTCAAGGCCCTCGCTTTCCTGCTCCTGGCGGCCCCGGTCCTCGCGGACCAGCCGGCCCCCGCGCCCGCCGAGCGGGAATACGTCGATCCCGCGACGCTGAAAGCCCGCGCCGAGGCCCTGCGCGACGCCGTCGCCGACCTGTCCGTCAGCAACGTCTCGATCAAGACGCGCGCCCACGGCTTCTTCGACAAGCTCCCCGACCAGCAGCTCGTGGTTCCCGTCGGGAACTACCGCCGCATGGACCGCGAGCCGGTCACCGGCAAGGTCGGCTCGATCGACGGCATGAACGAGGAGGCCGCGCTGCGCATCGAGCGCTGGAAGCGCACGCATAAGGAGCCGCCGCCCCCCGCGCTCGAGGCCGCCGCCGCCCAGGCCGTCGCGCTCCAGAAGAGCAAGAGCCTCAGCTACGACACCGAGGGCGTCCTGGCCCCGAACCAGATGGGCATCTTCCAGTACATGCGCGACCGCCTCGACGGCGGCCTGGTCAAGCTCAACGACCGCATGAAGATCCTCGGCATCCTCGTCGGCGACGCCTTCACCTACGCGACCGTCTCCCACGAGGCCCAGCACTCCCTCGACCGAAAGGCGGGCCGGCTCACCCCGGAGGAGGAGGTCGCCGGCGAGATCAGCGCCTTCCGCACCCAGTATCATTGGCTCAAGCTGATGGACCCGAGCGGGGAGCGCATGCTCACCTTGCACGGCCAGCTCAAGCTCTGGGCGCTGCGCGAGTCCGACGACGAGGTCCGCGTCGCCCTGAACGAGGCGATCGTCTACCTCGAGCACCTCTCCGACGTCGTCGCCACGAACGGCAAGGAAGACGAGCTCAAGAAGCTCGTCGAGAAGCTCGGCTACCAGGACGGCAAGCACGAGCACGGCGACGGCCACGACCACCAGCGCAGCCGCGACGGCGCCTCTCCCACCAGCGCTTAGGCGCCCCCGGCTCTAGCCGGGGAACGGATTCATGCGCCGCGCACGCCGTCGTTCAGGGCGTCCCGGAAGGCCTCGACGTTCGGCGGCCGCCGGGCCGGGTCCGCCGCCATGGCGGACGCGACCAGCGCGTCGAGCGCCGGCGGCACTCCGGGGGCCAGGGCGCTCGGCGGCGTCACGTGGATCGACGCCTTCTCCATGGAGGTGGCCGCGTCGGGATAGGGCCGGCGGCCGGTCATCATCTCGTAGAGACACACGCCGAGGGAGTAGACGTCGCCCGAGGGGCCCACTATGCCCTGGTCGGACTCGGGCGACATGTACACGGGAGTGCCCGCGACCGTCGTGGTGCGGTCGAAGCGGAGGCCGGGCGCGGCGGCGCCCGGCGCGGCGCCCGCGCCGACGGCCTCGCCCAGCGCCCGCGCGATGCCGAAATCGAGGAGCTTGACGTACCCGGTCGAGGTGACCATGATGTTGCCCGGCTTCAGGTCACGATGGACGAGCCCCCGGGAGTGGGCGTGCGCCAGCGCGTCGCAGACGTGCGACAGGAGGCGGGCGCAATGGGCCGGCGACAGGCGCTGCTGCTGGGCGATCATCGAATGGACGGTGATGCCCTCGAGGTACTCGAAGACGAGGTGCAGCGCGTCGTCCTCCTCGACGATCTCGTAGATGTCGACGATGCCCGGGTGATGGATGGCGGCCACGGTCATGGCCTCCTTGCGCAGGCGGGCGCGCCACTCGGCGCCCTCGCGGCCCTGATCGAGCGCGGAGACCAAGGTCTTGATCGCGACGGGCCGGCCCAAGGTCATGTCCTTCGCGCGGCGGACCTCCCCCATGCCTCCTTTGCCGACGAGGCCCTCGAGCCGGTACTTCCCGGCCAGCAGGCCCTTGTCCGCGGGAGCGCGCGCCGCGGCCAGCGGCTCGAGCTTGGGCGCGCGCCGGGCGTCTCCCCGTCGGGCGAGAGCGTAGCCGAAGCCGGCCACGATCGCGAGGGCGATGAGCATCGCCGCGGCGCCGAGAGCCATCGGCAGGCTCTTCGACGCGCCTCCCGCGACCGCCGCGACCGCGCCGAGCAGGTAGGACGCGTCGTCGGCGCCGGGGTCGTAGGCGTTCTTCCCCGCGCGGGCCAGCGCGGCCTTATCGGCGAAACGCGAGTCGAGCGAGGCCGCGGCCTCCAGATCCTCGCGCAGGCCTTTCATGTCGCCCAGCATCTGCTTGGCGTAGCCGCGCGTCGCGAGGGCCAGCGCGCTCTTCGGATTGATCTTCAAAGCCATGCCGGCCGCCCTGACCGACTCGGCGTAATCGCCCGAGCGCAGGGTCGCCCACGCGAGATTCTCCCACAGCGCCCCCTCCTCGGGCCGCGCCTTCAGGGCGTCGCGCGAATCGCGGGCGGCCTCGACGTGGCGGCCGGAGAGGTTCAACGCCGTGGCGCGAAGCCCCAGCGCCGTCGGCGAGCCGGGCGCGAGCGCGAGCGCGGCGGTCGCGTCGCGGATCGCCTCCGCGCGGTCGCCGAGATCGAGCTTGCTCCGCGTCGAGTTGATCAGCGCCGCGGCCCGGACGACCGGGTCGACCTTCCCCTCGGGCGGAGGGATGCCCCCGACCTTGGTGTGAAGAAACCGCTGCTCCTCGGCGGCGGCGGCCTGCGCGGCCGCGGCCTCTCGCGCCTCGGCGAGCGGATCGGAGTTTATGCCGCTCTTGAGCCCCTTGAAGCCGTAGATCGGCTCCTTGGGGCCGCGTCCGGCCCCCGCGGCCGAGCCGCCGTCGGACGCCCCCGGCGACGGTGCGCCGCCGTAAGGCCCGCCGGACCCGGGAACACCCGAGGCGGGCGAACCGGGAGGCGTGCCGGACGCGGGGGGCGTGCCGGAGGCGGGCGGCGTACCGGAGGCGGGCGGCGTGCCCGAGGTGGGCGGCGTGCCCGAGGTAGGCGGCGTGCCGGAGGCGGGCGGCGTGCCGGAGGCGGGCGGCGTGCCCGAGGCAGGCGGCGTGCCCGTCCCGGTGCCCATGCCGTTTCCCGTTCCCGTGCCCGACCCCGTGTCGCCCGTTCCCGTTCCCGTTCCCGACCCTGTGTTGCCTGTTCCCGTGCCCGTTCCCGACCCCGTGTTGCCCGTTCCAGTACCCGTACCCGACCCCGTATTGCCCGTTCCCGTGCCCGAGCCCGACCCCGTGTCGCCCGTTCCCGTGCCCGACCCCGTGTCGCCTGTTCCCGTTCCCGACCCCGTGTTGCCCGTTCCAGTGCCTGAGCCCGACCCCGAGTCTCCGAAGCGATCCTCGAAACGCTCCCACAGACGCTCGAAGAAATTCCCGCCGCCGTCCTGATCGGCGTTTGGAAGCGCTCGGGCGGCGGGAGCGCAGAGGAGGAGAACGACGACGGCCGAATACGCCGGATGCGCCATGCGACAGTATGCGTCCCGAGAGCCGCGGCGTCAATACCGCTTACCGAAAATTTACGCAATCCTCAGCGGTCGTATTGGAAGCCCGGGCGGGCTTTCTTCGGTTCGGGAACGGGCCTCAGACGGCGCCAAACCTGGCGCGCGGCGATGACCGAGACGGCGGCCGCGGCATAGAGGGCCACGGCCTTGGGACCCGCGCCCCAGACCCAGGGAAGCCCCGCGGCGAGCGCCGCGGAGTCGATGACCAGGCGCTCCCGGGCCGAGACGGGTCCCGGCGCGAACTCGTCGTAGCGGTCCTCCCCGTACTTATGGCCGCGTATGTCCTTCAGCCGGCCCGTGCCGTAGTCGACGCGCATCTTCTGGTCGTGCGAGGCCTGCCAGCCGCCGACGAGGACCCGGCGGAGATCGGCCAGATGCTTCACGCCCTCCGAGCCGCCCAGGACCCAGAGCGCGCCGGCCAGGGCGGGGAAGGCCGCGTGCGCTCCGGCGACGAGAAAGACGAGGCCGGTGATCAGCTGCATGCCCAGGCCGAACGCCCCGAGCTCGACCGCTTCCGCGGCGCGCTGCTTGAAGGGTATCTTCGCGCGCGGCTCCGACTCGCGCGCGGTCGAGCGGGCCAGGCGCGAGGCGTCCGCGGCCGAAACAGCAGGCGCCAAGGCCTCCGCGCGGGCGGCCTCCCCGCCGTCGAAGACCCGCCGCCCGTCGTCGACGCTCGGCGCGCCGGAAGGCGCCCTGCGGGAGGGGACCGCGAGATCCGAGAGCGCGCCGAGGGCCGCTCCGCCCGTGTGGTTCGCGTCGGCGGACGGCCCGAGCGCGGGAGAGTCGAGCCGTTTGGACGGGACGACCGGGATCGGGGGCGCGCCGAGCGCGGCGGCCGGCAGGATCGCCGGAGCGGCCGCCAGCGCGGGCGCGACGGCGAGCGAGGGCGCCGCGGAGAGAGAAGGGGCGGAGAGCGCCGACGGCACGGGCGTCTGGCTTAACGAGGAGCCGGTCAAGGAGGCGGCGGAGCCGGTCGCCACGCGAGTTTTCGTCGTGCGCACCGTCTGGGCGGAGGCGAGGGAGGCCAGGAATAACGCCGCGGGGACGAAGAGCTTCATGGCACCCAATATAACAGGAGTTCGAGGCGGGCGCCAGAGCCTGAAGCCTGTTTAGCGCTTCTTTTTCTTCTTCGCGCCGCCGCCGAGCATCAGCATCGCCCACGGCCAGCCCAGGATCGCGCCGAAGGCCATGCCCGCGAGCACGTCGAACGGATAATGCGCGCCGACGTACACCCGGCTGTAGGCGACGAGCCCCGCTCCGGCCCAGAGGGCGATGCCGGCCGACGGGTAGGCGACGGCGAGCACGGAGGCCGCGGCCGCGGCGTTCATCGCGTGATTGGACGGGAAGCCGAGCCGGCCGCCCACGGGGGCGCGGACGATCGCGCCGATCCCCGCGTACTCGGGACGGGGCCGCGCGGCCCAGGGCTTGATGACGCGATAGGCGAGCATGTCGCAGACGCCGACCGCGATCGCGGCGACGACGAGCACGCGCAAGGCGTGCTTGCGTCCTTTATAGAGCCACGCGCCGAGCGCCAGCGGGGCGACGCCGTAGGCGAGCCACGGGACGCGGTGCGGGTCGGTGACCAGCGGCATGACCTTGTCGAGGACAGGATGGGTCCACACCCCGTTGATCAGGCCGAAGGCGGCGCGGTCGAAGGAGGCGAAGCCCCCGAGGACGCTCATCTCTTGCGGGCGCACGCGGCGCACACGCCGTGGACGAGGACCTCGTGGGAAGTCACGCGGAAGCCGCGCGGCAGGGCGTTCTTGAGGTCGGGGAGGCAGGCTCCGCCGAGCTCGTAGACCTTCTCGCAGCGCTCGCAGCGGAAATGGTGATGATGGCCCTTGCCCGCCGCCTCGTAGCGCGGCGGCTCGCCGGGAAGCTGGACTTCGGAAATCTCGTCGGCCGCGAGCAGGGCCTTGATGTTCCGGTAGACGGTGGCGATGCCGAGGCCGGGAGCCTCGGTCTTCGACGCCTCGAGGACCTCGAGGGCCCCGAGCGGGCGCCCCGCGGCCTCGAGCGCGCGGCGGATGGCCCGCCGCTGGGAGGTGTCGCGCTGCATGGGGACGATGATAACAAAAAAGTCGCTTGACACTGTTATGATACTGTGTTATCATTATCAATATGAAATACCTCCTCCTGCTCGCGCTGCTGCCGCTCGCCGTCGGGACCAGGGCCGAAGAACCGGCCCCGTCCGCCGAATCCCGTATCAAGAGCCTCGAGGAGCGCCTGGGCAAGCTCGAGGGCGCTCCCGCGAAGACCTCGCTGTCCGCGTTCAACCCCGCGATGGGCGCCGCGCTCGACTTCACCTACGGCCACTCGAACGGCGCGTCGAACTTCAACTTCCGCACGGCGGAGCTCAACATCGAGGCGCCGATCGACCCGTTCCTCAAGGGCTGGATCGTCCTGAACGCCTCCCCGGACGGCGTCGAAGCCGAGGAGGCCACTCTGCAGACCACGGCCCTCCCTTATAACCTCACGGTCGCCGGCGGACGCCTGTTCGCCGCCTTCGGACGCCTGGCGCACTTCCACAACCACGAGCTGCCGGTCATCGACCGCCCGCTCTCCCTGGAGAACTTCATCGGCGGCGAGACCCAGGCCGACGGCGTGGAGGTCTCCTACCTCTTCCCCACGCCGTTCTACCTGAACGCGACCGCCGGCGCCTACAACAAGCTGGGCGGGGAGAACGCCCGCGCCGACAACGCGGCCGCGCGGCCCATGGAGAGCTTCACGTACCTCGGACGGCTGGCCGCGTACGCGGACCTCGGAGACGACCACAGCCTGGAGCTCGGCGTCAGCGAAGCTTGGACGCCGCGGCGCTACGTCATGGACACGTCCGTCGCCGGGACCGACTACGACGCCGACGGCACCCCCGACGCGGCGAACACCTCCGCCGGCATCCAGACCCGCAAGAACACCTGGCGCACGCTCAGCGGAGTCGATCTCACGTACCGCTGGCAGCCGGCCGCGGGCGGGATCTACAAAGGCGCCGTCTGGGGCACCGAAGTCATGCAGAACAACGAGCGGAGGTTCGACCCCGCGACGAACCTGCCGACCGACCGGGTCCGCTCCTACGCGGGCTTCTCCTATCTCCAGTTCAAGCTCGGGCGGCATTGGAGGCCCGGCGTCATGATCGACCTGACCGAGGACCTCGACACGGCGAAGACGCTGACCCGGACGTTCACGGGCTTCGTCACGTACGACGTGACCGAGTTCCAGCGCCTGCGGCTGGCCTTCTCGCGCACGACCGACAACCGGCCGGAAGGGCTCGGCCGCAACGCGATCGGGCTGCAGTGGACCGGCGTCTTCGGCCGCCACGTGCACGGCTTCCGCGACCGCTGATATGACCATTTTCCCGGAGAACACCATGACCAAGCTCGCCGCCGCCGCCGCTCTGCTCCTCGCTCTTTCTTCCCCCGCCGAGGCCGCCAAGCTCCGCGTCGTCGCCACGGTCCCCGAGCTCGCCGACATCACGCGGCGCGTCGGGGGCGACCTCGTGTCGGTCGACGCGCTGGCCCGCGGCACGGAGGACATCCACAAGGTCGTCATGAAGCCGAGCTTCGTCACCAGGCTCAACCGCGCCGACGCGGTCGTATTTCTCGGTCTCGCCGTCGAGCACAGCTTCCTGCCGGGCCTGCTCGACGTGGCCCGGAACCCGGCGATGCGCCCCGACCCCGACACCCTGAACTGCGTCGGCAAGGGCTGCATCGACTGCTCCGCGGGCATGCACGTGCTCGACAAGCCGCACACCCTGAGCCGCGACCAGGGCGACCTCCACCCGCAGGGCAACCCGCATTACAACATCAGCCCGGACAACGGGCCCAGGATCGCGCGCAACGTCGCCGACGGCCTCGCGCGGGTCGACCCCGAGCACGCGGGGGACTACGAGCGGAACCTCCAGGCGTATCTCGCCGAGCTCGAGCCGCGGCTCGCCGAGTGGCGGAAGTGGGTGGCCCCGCTCAAAGGCCTCAAGGCGGTCTCCTACCACCAGGACATGGTCTACCTGGGCGACTTCACCGGCCTCGATTTCGTCGACACGATCGAGCTGAAGCCCGGGGTCGCCCCGACCCCGACGCATCTCGCGGATCTCGTCAAGACGATGAAGGAGCGCGGCGTCGGCGTCATCATCCGCGAGCAGCAGTTCGACATGAAGCTGCCCGAATGGCTCGCCGTGCAGACGGGAGCCAAGGTCGCCGTCATCGGCACGATGGCGAACTCCATGCCCGGGACCGAGACGTACATCAAGTTCTGCGAGACGAACCTGCGGAACATCCTGAAGACCCTCGGCAAGGAGCCGAAACCGTCGTGAGACCCGTCATTTTGTAGGATACGTCCGATGCCGAAATCCGCGGTCGAGCCGCTGATCCGCTTCAAGAACGCCGCATTGGGCTACGGCAAGACCCCGGTCTTGACGAAGGTCGACCTCGCGGTCATGCCGGGCTCTTTCTGGGGAATCCTCGGCCACAACGGCTCGGGCAAGACGACCATCCTGAAGACGATGCTCGGGCTCATCCCCTGCCTGCGCGGCGAGTTCACGGGCAAGGGACGGCTCTTCGGCATGCCCCGCTTCGGCTATGTGCCGCAGAAGGAGCGCCTCGACCCGCTCTACCCCCTGTCGGCCCGCGACGTGGCCGAGATGGGCACGTACCGGAAGCTGGAGCTTCTCCGGAGGCTGCGCGGCGCCGGCCGCGAGGACGTCGTGCGCCGCTGCCTCGCCGACTGCGGCGCGGCTTCGCTCGCGGGACGGCGCTTCAGCGACCTCTCCGGCGGCCAGAAGCAGCGCGTCATGATCGCCCGCGCGCTCGCCGCCGAGCCCGAGATCCTCGTCCTCGACGAGCCCCTGGCCGGCATCGACATCACGACCCAGCAGGCCCTGCTCAAGCTCCTCAAGGACCTCAAGGAGCGGCTCGATCTCACGATCCTCATGGTGAGCCACCGCGTCAGCGCGGAAAAGGGGCTGTTCTCGCACATCGCGTGGGTGGACGACGGCCTCGTGACCACCGGGCCGTCCGGCGAGATGCTGTCGAAAGGCCGGCTCAGCGAGGTCTTCAGGTCCGAGCTATGAGCGTTATCCTCGAGATGCTCAAGCCGGACTTCCTGCTGCACCACGCCGTGTGGGGGAGCGTCGTCGTCGGCTTCGTCTGCCCTCTCGTCGGCGTCTACTTCATCCTCCGGCGCCTGGTGTTCTGGGGCGTGGCGCTCCCCCAGGTCTCGGCCTCCGGCATCGCCTTCGCCTTCATGCTCCAGGGCCTGGGCCTGAACTTCCTCGCGGGCGGAGAGGCCCGGGAGAAGCACTTGGCCATCGTCGGCGCGCTCGTCTTCACCGTCGGGACGATCCTGGTCCTCGCCGCGCTCGAGCGCCGCGGAGCCGGGGTATCGGAGGGCCGCATCGGCGTCCTGTACGCGCTCGCGGGCGCGACGGCGATCCTCTTCGTCGCCTGGAACGCCGCCGGGGAGACCGAGATGCTCGGCCTGCTCAAGGGCGAGATCGTCGCGATCTCCGAGTCCGACTTCCACGCGATGCTCGACGTCTTCGCCGTCGTGGCCGCGTGCATGTTCCTTTTCCAGCGCGAGTTCACCTTGGTCTCCTATGACCGGGACATGGCCGTGACCTTGGGCCGCAGCGTGCTGGTCTGGGACCTCCTGCTCTACCTGATCATCGGCGTCACCGTCTCGCTCGGCGTCATGACCGTAGGCCCCCTCGTGATCTTCGGCTTCCTGGTCATCCCCCCGATGGCGGCGCTTCCCTGGGCCGGGGGCATGCTGTCCTTCTCGATCCTCGCCTCGATCCTCGGCGGGCTCAGCGCCTTCGCCGGCTTCTACTTGTCCTACGCGCACGACCTGCCGCTCGGGCCGGTCGTCGTCTGCGTCGCCTGCTGCGTCTACGTCCTCTCGTCGGCCGCGCGGCTCGTCTCGCCGAGGTCCTCATGATCATCCTCGGCGCCATCCTCGTCCTGGCCGTCTCGGCGACCGTCGCGGGCGGCGCCGCCCCCGTCGTGGACCGGGTCGTGGCGCGGGCCGGGCTGTGGCGCGTCCAGGCGTTCCGCTCGGGCATCCTGATCGCCGTCGCGTTCGGAGACGTCCTGCCCGAGGCCTGGCGCCTGGCCCCCGCCTACGCCGGCTGGGGCGCGCTGGCGGCCTTCGTGTTCTGCTACGCGGCGGAGAACCTGGCGCCTCTCGATCCCTGCCATGAGGCCTCGGAGGACTGCCACTCCCATCCTTTGGGCAAGGCGGCGATCGCCGGGCTTTTCCTGCATTCCTTCTTCGACGGGATCAATCTCGGCGCGGCCGCGTTCGCCGGGACTCCGGCCCTCATCGCGGTCGGCGCCGCCACCATCCTTCACAAGCTCGCCGACGGCTTCACTCTCTCGACCATGCTGGGCGGAGATTCTCCGGGCCTGCGCCGCGCCGCCCTCGCCGCCGTGGCGCTCGCCACGCCCGTCGGGGCTCTGCTGAGCAGCGCCGTCGCCTCGCGCCTCGAGCCCTGGGCGTTCTCCCTGCTCCTCGCGTTCGCCGGCGGCTCCTTCGTCTACATCGGCGCCGCCGAGGTGGTGCCCCGCCTGCACCACCGCGAGCACGGCAGCCTCTCCTCCCTGGCGAGCTTCGGCGCCGGCCTGGCCGCGATGCTCATGATGCGCCGCCTCGGATAGGCGCCGTCCGTCGGCCCGAAACCGCAAGCACGAGCGCGAGCACCGAAAGCAGGCTGATGCCGGCGCCCATGATCAGGGACCACGATCTGAAGACGAACAGCACGTCATGCCCGCCGGCGGGAACCACGACGGATGGGAACGCCTGAGCGAAGAGGACTTTCGGCGCCGGCCGGCCGTCCACGAAGACCCGCCAGCCCGGGTAATCCATCTCCGAGAGAACGACCCGCCCTTCGCCGACGGCGTCGATCCTCGCCGTCACGCGCCCCGGACGATAGGATCCGATCTTCGACGTTCCGGCGTCTCGAGGCTCGAGGAAGACGCGGGGACGCGCCGGCCCCCTGGGCGTCAGGCCGACGGTGTCCCGGGCGACGCGTCGGGCCCCGCGCTTGAGCCCCGCCACCATCTCGATCCCGGCCCAGTCGGCCATCGACGAACGCGGTCCTTCCTTCGCCAAGCGGTCCAAATAGGCGTTCGCCGTCTTAAGACGCAATGTCTGGTAGGAGCTCGCTTCCGACACCCTGAACGCCGCGCCATAGGACGGCGCGATAAAATCCCGCATCAAGAGATAGTCGTCTTCCGTCTCCAGAAAGCCCCTCTCCCAGGCGCGGCGAAGCTCCTCGGTATGATAGATGCGCGAGAGGGTCCGCTCGCCTTGAAACGAGCGCGTGACGGCGGGCGGCTCGCTTAAAAACGACGGGAGCGCCCAAGCCGCGCGCGGCGCCTGGGCGAAAACGACGAGATCCAGGATCACGACGGCGACGGCGCCCCATTGCCAGGCCGCTCCGCGCAGCCGGGCGACGCCTGACGCGGCCAGAAGGGCGAGCGTCGCAGCCGCCAACAGCAGCCAGTTCGCGGGAAAACGGAATATCCGAAGGACCGTCATCGCATCGAACCCCGGAAGATGTCCGCCGAGGCTGAGCAGAAAAGCCGCCGCGCAGCAGGAGACCAAAGCCGTTTCCCTCCTCCCGCCGCGCCAAACCGCCCAGCCCGCGAGCCCCCAAGCCGCGAGACCGGTATAAAAACACACGATCGCCGGATCGCCGATGACAGACGGGGAAAAATGGATCCATTGAGGGATGAACGCCTCTTTCAGAAGCTGCCCCGGGGCCAGGGAATACTGGCGGGCCGTCGCGGAATCCAAAACCAACGTGCGGCTGGCTCTCGCCATGAATTCAAGGAATGGGATCCATTGGACCGCGGCAAGCCCCATCGCCCACAGACCTCCCTGAATCAGGCACTTCAGGCCTTTGCGGCCTTGGCCGGCGGCCCAGACTGAAACGGCCAACACGCTCAAGACGGAGAAGGGCGGGAAGCCCGCGAACCACTGCATGGCCACGCTCACGCCCAAACCCAAGGGCGACAGCTCCTGCTGGAAGTAAAGGATAGCCGGGAGCCATGAGGCGGCGGCGAAATGATTCGGGAAAGTCACTCGACCGGTAAAAGCGCCGTTCAATCCCGCCAATGCCGCGGCCGCCGCGCAGGCCGCCGGGGATGCATACAGACGCCAGGCCAGAACGCCCAAAAAACACGCGGCCAACAACGTGTGGAGCACCACCCACGACCGCAGGAAGGCCGAGAAATCCGGCAGAAGGCAGAGCGCTCGCATCACGGGATAGGCCGCCATGGTCTGAGGGTCCGCGAAGAAGGGCTCGCCCATATCGCGCCAAGGATTCCAGGCCGGCAGAAGGCTGCCCGCCCCCAGATCCCGCGTCATGCTCCAATTGGGATACGACAGGGCGATCATGTTGCCGTCGAGCGGCACCAAACCCCTGAGAAGCAGCGGGCCCCACGCGGCGCAGATCACCGCCGACACCGCGGCGAGCGCGCACCCGGCGGTGGAATAATGGCCTCGCTTCATGGGCGCCTAGCTTACCAAAACGGCAATGCTCGCAGTTCGGACGGGTTATTTACTTTACTTTAGATAATCATGAGTTTTTCCGCTTGCATGCTGTTTCTAGCGTTGAAAGCCTCCGCTCA
This window of the Elusimicrobiota bacterium genome carries:
- a CDS encoding zinc ABC transporter substrate-binding protein — encoded protein: MTKLAAAAALLLALSSPAEAAKLRVVATVPELADITRRVGGDLVSVDALARGTEDIHKVVMKPSFVTRLNRADAVVFLGLAVEHSFLPGLLDVARNPAMRPDPDTLNCVGKGCIDCSAGMHVLDKPHTLSRDQGDLHPQGNPHYNISPDNGPRIARNVADGLARVDPEHAGDYERNLQAYLAELEPRLAEWRKWVAPLKGLKAVSYHQDMVYLGDFTGLDFVDTIELKPGVAPTPTHLADLVKTMKERGVGVIIREQQFDMKLPEWLAVQTGAKVAVIGTMANSMPGTETYIKFCETNLRNILKTLGKEPKPS
- a CDS encoding metal ABC transporter ATP-binding protein, which produces MPKSAVEPLIRFKNAALGYGKTPVLTKVDLAVMPGSFWGILGHNGSGKTTILKTMLGLIPCLRGEFTGKGRLFGMPRFGYVPQKERLDPLYPLSARDVAEMGTYRKLELLRRLRGAGREDVVRRCLADCGAASLAGRRFSDLSGGQKQRVMIARALAAEPEILVLDEPLAGIDITTQQALLKLLKDLKERLDLTILMVSHRVSAEKGLFSHIAWVDDGLVTTGPSGEMLSKGRLSEVFRSEL
- a CDS encoding metal ABC transporter permease; the encoded protein is MSVILEMLKPDFLLHHAVWGSVVVGFVCPLVGVYFILRRLVFWGVALPQVSASGIAFAFMLQGLGLNFLAGGEAREKHLAIVGALVFTVGTILVLAALERRGAGVSEGRIGVLYALAGATAILFVAWNAAGETEMLGLLKGEIVAISESDFHAMLDVFAVVAACMFLFQREFTLVSYDRDMAVTLGRSVLVWDLLLYLIIGVTVSLGVMTVGPLVIFGFLVIPPMAALPWAGGMLSFSILASILGGLSAFAGFYLSYAHDLPLGPVVVCVACCVYVLSSAARLVSPRSS
- a CDS encoding ZIP family metal transporter, whose amino-acid sequence is MIILGAILVLAVSATVAGGAAPVVDRVVARAGLWRVQAFRSGILIAVAFGDVLPEAWRLAPAYAGWGALAAFVFCYAAENLAPLDPCHEASEDCHSHPLGKAAIAGLFLHSFFDGINLGAAAFAGTPALIAVGAATILHKLADGFTLSTMLGGDSPGLRRAALAAVALATPVGALLSSAVASRLEPWAFSLLLAFAGGSFVYIGAAEVVPRLHHREHGSLSSLASFGAGLAAMLMMRRLG